A portion of the Krasilnikovia cinnamomea genome contains these proteins:
- a CDS encoding FAD-dependent monooxygenase — protein MTLRILVVGAGIAGLAVARALRVAGFRPDIVDEQPAGVIPAAGIFLPGNAARALRLLGLDAPVQPLGDLIFRQQYLDVHGRELFELDVAGIFAGVGECRALSRGELQRVLLSGVGGEVRYDTPVRDVTIVDGAAKVEFGDGGIAEYDLVVGADGRRSMIRARAGLGGPATPTGHVVYRSVVNGGPPVSAWTGLLGRRASFAVMPMGGRRLYCCADETVAPDAPAPADPRARMRELFAGFGGPVPAVLEAIETVQVARTDEVLLERWSAGPVVLVGDAAHATAPTLAQGAAMSFEDAVVLAEVLGARPDDIPAALAEFERRRRPRCGSVRERTRERDRTRDVPPALRDPMLRRRGRRIFADHVRELAAPV, from the coding sequence ATGACACTGCGCATCCTGGTCGTCGGCGCCGGCATCGCGGGCCTTGCCGTGGCCCGGGCTCTGCGGGTCGCCGGATTCCGGCCCGACATCGTGGACGAGCAGCCGGCGGGCGTGATCCCCGCGGCGGGAATCTTCCTGCCCGGCAACGCCGCCCGCGCGCTGCGCCTGCTCGGGCTCGACGCGCCGGTGCAGCCCCTTGGTGACCTGATCTTCCGCCAGCAGTACCTGGACGTCCACGGCCGCGAACTGTTCGAGTTGGACGTCGCCGGGATCTTCGCCGGGGTGGGCGAGTGCCGGGCGCTGTCGCGCGGCGAACTGCAGCGGGTGCTGCTCAGCGGCGTCGGCGGCGAGGTCCGGTACGACACGCCTGTGCGTGACGTGACCATCGTGGACGGCGCCGCCAAGGTGGAGTTCGGCGACGGCGGCATCGCCGAGTACGACCTGGTCGTCGGTGCCGACGGCCGCCGCTCCATGATCCGCGCCCGGGCCGGGCTGGGCGGCCCGGCGACCCCCACGGGGCACGTCGTGTACCGCAGCGTGGTCAACGGCGGCCCGCCGGTCAGCGCGTGGACCGGCCTGCTGGGGCGGCGCGCCTCGTTCGCCGTGATGCCGATGGGCGGGCGGCGGCTGTACTGCTGCGCCGACGAGACGGTCGCGCCGGACGCGCCGGCCCCGGCCGACCCCCGGGCCCGCATGCGGGAGCTGTTCGCCGGCTTCGGCGGGCCGGTGCCGGCCGTGCTGGAGGCGATCGAGACGGTCCAGGTGGCCCGCACCGACGAGGTGCTGCTGGAGCGCTGGTCCGCCGGGCCGGTGGTGCTGGTCGGCGACGCCGCGCACGCGACCGCGCCGACACTGGCCCAGGGTGCGGCGATGTCGTTCGAGGACGCGGTGGTGCTGGCCGAGGTGCTCGGGGCCCGGCCGGACGACATCCCGGCCGCGCTGGCGGAGTTCGAGCGGCGCCGCCGGCCACGCTGCGGCAGCGTCCGCGAACGGACCCGGGAACGCGACCGCACCCGCGACGTGCCCCCCGCGTTGCGCGACCCTATGCTGCGCAGGAGGGGACGGCGGATCTTCGCCGATCATGTCCGGGAGCTGGCCGCGCCGGTGTGA